TCGGCCTGCGGGCAAGTCTATCGTCAACTGCTTGATCGCGTGCCTGTCATCTAAACCGATTCACGTTCATACTTACCATGCGCACATTCTTAAACAAATTACGCACGCGACTCCGTCGCTTGCGTAATCTCGCCGACGTTTCCGAAAACCCGATTTCGTTCACCAAATATTATTCGGGCCGCCCGCCCGGCACCGAACTGAACCTGCGCTATCAGCCCACTCCAAGCACCGAAGCCCTCCCCGTCCCTCCGCGTGATCTTTGGCTGGGTTACGGCCAGGATGATGCCTCGTATCTTGAGTCTGGGAAAACCGACGTAGATGCCATGCTGGCTATTCTCCAGTCTGTGGGCTGGGCACATCAGCCCGATCAACCGATACTAGACTTGGGCTGCGGAGGCGGGCGCATGATCCGGCACCTCCGCAGTATCGCCGAAAAGACTCCGGTATGGGGCATGGACATCAGCGCACCGCACATCAGCTGGCTGAAAACCCGACTCGTCCCGCCCTTTCATTTCGCGACCAACACCACGCTTCCCCACCTGCCGTTTCCCGATAATCACATCGGGCTGGTCTATTGCGGCTCCGTATTCACGCACATCGACGAACTCGCAGAATCCTGGTTTATGGAGGTGCAGCGCACGCTCGCCCCCGGCGGCTATTTATTTTGCACGCTCCATGACGAGCATACCCGCGAAAAGCTGATGTCGGATCCATCTCAACCTCTCGCCCGCTCCTTACGCGGGCACGATCTGATTAACTCCGGAGTAACCGTGCCCGATATTCTCGTTCTCGGGCAGGATGCGAATTCCAATGTCTTTTACCACAGCCGCTATCTCCACGCGATGCTCGCGCCCCTCTTCGAAGTCGTGAAAATCGTCCCCGGAGCCTACGGTTATCAGACCGCATGGGTGCTGCGCAAACGCGCCTGATTTCCGTTCGACCGCCACATGCCCGACCACCCCCAACCTCTACCAGCGCCCCCGCCCGGGAAATCCGGCTGGCCGTGGATTGGCTTTGAGGTTTCGGGGGGAAATCGCGACGCCTCCTGGCCGCGGATTTCCATCGTCACTCCATCCTACAACCAAGCCGCGTTTATCGAGGAAACCATCCGCTCAGTCCTGCTCCAAGGATATCCAAACTTGCAATACATCGTCATCGACGGTGGCAGCACCGATGGCTCGGTGGACATCATCCAAAAATACACGCCGTGGATCGACTATTGGGAAAGCACGCCTGATCGCGGCCAGTCACACGCAATCAACAAGGGGCTCTCCCGCTGCAACGGCGAGTGGTTCAACTGGCTCAACAGCGACGACTATCTTTTCCCCGGCGCGCTTCAATTCCTGGCGAGCTCCATCCGTGATCAACCTCAAGTGATGATCACCGCCGGCCGCACCCGCAATCTACGCCAAGGAGAACTCCGTGAAAGCTATGGCTGCCGTCTCTCCCAAGGCCGGCCAGAAGGCCTGTTTTCACTGGGACTCAACCAGCCGGGATCACTTTTACGCCTGGCTCCTGTCCGTGAGTGCGGACTCACCGAGGAACTGCACTACACGATGGACCT
This portion of the Rariglobus hedericola genome encodes:
- a CDS encoding class I SAM-dependent methyltransferase, whose protein sequence is MRTFLNKLRTRLRRLRNLADVSENPISFTKYYSGRPPGTELNLRYQPTPSTEALPVPPRDLWLGYGQDDASYLESGKTDVDAMLAILQSVGWAHQPDQPILDLGCGGGRMIRHLRSIAEKTPVWGMDISAPHISWLKTRLVPPFHFATNTTLPHLPFPDNHIGLVYCGSVFTHIDELAESWFMEVQRTLAPGGYLFCTLHDEHTREKLMSDPSQPLARSLRGHDLINSGVTVPDILVLGQDANSNVFYHSRYLHAMLAPLFEVVKIVPGAYGYQTAWVLRKRA
- a CDS encoding glycosyltransferase family 2 protein, with translation MPDHPQPLPAPPPGKSGWPWIGFEVSGGNRDASWPRISIVTPSYNQAAFIEETIRSVLLQGYPNLQYIVIDGGSTDGSVDIIQKYTPWIDYWESTPDRGQSHAINKGLSRCNGEWFNWLNSDDYLFPGALQFLASSIRDQPQVMITAGRTRNLRQGELRESYGCRLSQGRPEGLFSLGLNQPGSLLRLAPVRECGLTEELHYTMDLALWIRLLLQGELKLIDHEIAAYRYHENSKTCSAADVFAPEEFSVLHDLFLSLVSSSATEALRRVRALCPAPQLAFTAASPVNTTSITRAFFDRLFVTDSLLFRALRGFLKDDRRAFPEFLRLIDCLRPVLQSVYAGNFAAVESRALLHALQETGRITSWPAARRVLFAARTPATVRALLRLWLKS